One Ranitomeya imitator isolate aRanImi1 chromosome 1, aRanImi1.pri, whole genome shotgun sequence DNA window includes the following coding sequences:
- the LCORL gene encoding ligand-dependent nuclear receptor corepressor-like protein isoform X2: protein MAAQCRSPRCTAERKGFRRELDSWRHRLIHCVGFESILEGLYGPGLRKDLSLFDDCEPEELVDWCLDDKCSLCNLRKDNDDCTPSGGSAQSTPTGELISQGQFITEKTECQAENYLNALFLKKDLPQNCDPNIPLVAQELMKKMIRQFAIEYISKSRKMYHDRNGTVADDPLARNGIQKDHTASLLFDEQDGPLDLTVTRIQEQTFQDDVLDLSIKRNGCAFDENSKTRNAKNGRHQKDGEDYLDRSPEFADGLLSKALKDIHLGTLDVNKAAILYGIPQKTLLLHLKALSAGKPAYLKNTARNCIDGYLYKDSTETSAVLHKVALWARAQAEHTEKNKLSLLETSELKLPTASSYLHQLTLQRMVAQFKEKKEGLHCESSVPIVQLKIPQVRVSSVTKQPDSSGLLDVMYQVTKTSVLENSSLQKLKNLLPQQSKFECSGSLTRSNVDSHVLHGDLSPLSLNAKNGGGDASSDNLDDDRKDKQPRKKRGRYRQYDHEIMEEAIAMVMSGKMSVSKAQGAYGVPHSTLEYKVKERSGTLKNPPKKKLRLADAHLYNVVNSGTDISRNSSKSM, encoded by the exons GTTTCGAGAGCATTCTAGAAGGGCTGTATGGACCAGGATTACGTAAAGACCTCAGTTTATTTGATG ACTGTGAACCGGAAGAACTGGTTGATTGGTGTTTGGATGATAAGTGCTCATTATGTAACCTCCGCAAGGATAATGAT GATTGCACGCCGTCGGGTGGATCTGCACAATCCACACCTACAGGGGAACTGATATCTCAGGGCCAGTTCATCACCGAGAAAACTGAATGCCAAGCTGAAAATTATTTAAATGCACTCTTTCTAAAGAAAG ATCTTCCTCAGAACTGTGATCCCAACATTCCACTTGTAGCTCAGGAATTAATGAAGAAAATGATCCGTCAGTTTGCAATTGAATATATTTCAAAAAGCCGAAAAATGTATCACGATCGTAATGGAACAGTAGCAGATGATCCACTTGCTCGTAATGGCATCCAAAAAGACCATACCGCTAGCTTGCTTTTTGATGAGCAGGACGGTCCACTTGACCTCACTGTTACCAGGATTCAAGAACAAACATTTCAGGATG ATGTTTTGGATCTCTCTATTAAAAGAAATGGGTGTGCATTTGATGAGAACTCGAAAACCAGAAATGCAAAAAATGG GAGACATCAGAAAGACGGAGAAGACTATTTGGACCGAAGTCCCGAATTTGCAGACGGTCTGCTTTCGAAAGCATTGAAAGATATTCATTTGGGGACACTGGATGTTAACAAAGCCGCCATACTTTATGGCATACCTCAGAAAACGTTGCTACTTCACTTGAAAGCCTTATCGGCAGGCAAGCCTGCATATCTTAAGAACACAGCTCGAAATTGTATTGATGGGTATTTATACAAAGACAGTACAGAGACAAGTGCTGTTCTACATAAAGTGGCCCTGTGGGCAAGGGCTCAAGCAGAGCATACCGAAAAAAATAAACTCAGTTTACTTGAAACCTCGGAACTGAAACTCCCAACAGcttccagttacctccatcagttaaCTCTCCAGAGAATGGTTGCGCAGTTCAAAGAAAAAAAGGAAGGTTTGCATTGCGAATCTTCAGTTCCTATTGTACAACTGAAAATTCCTCAGGTACGAGTgagctctgtgacaaaacagcccgatTCCTCTGGTCTTCTGGATGTTATGTACCAGGTTACCAAAACCTCAGTCCTAGAAAATTCTTCTCTTCAGAAACTGAAAAACCTGCTTCCTCAGCAAAGCAAATTTGAATGTTCTGGAAGTTTAACTCGCTCCAATGTCGATTCTCACGTTCTTCACGGGGACCTTTCTCCTTTGAGTCTTAATGCAAAGAATGGAGGCGGCGACGCATCCTCGGACAACCTGGATGATGATCGGAAGGATAAACAGCCAAGGAAAAAACGTGGACGCTACAGACAATACGATCATGAAATTATGGAAGAAGCTATAGCGATGGTAATGAGCGGGAAAATGAGTGTTTCTAAAGCACAAGGAGCCTACGGCGTACCTCACAGCACTTTGGAATATAAAGTTAAAGAAAGATCTGGAACACTGAAGAACCCTCCAAAAAAAAAGCTTCGCCTGGCAGACGCTCATTTATACAATGTTGTTAATTCAGGGACCGATATCTCCAGAAATAGTAGCAAGTCTATGTAG